The Avibacterium sp. 20-132 genome segment TTCAACAAATTGATGAATTGACCACTGGCGGGCAAGCGGGGGAACTGATTATCATCGCTGCTCGCCCTGCGATGGGAAAAACGGCACTTTCTCTCACGGCCACTGCAAGTATTCTGGATAAGCTGACGGATCAGCCCGTGTTTTATTTCAGTCAGGAAATGCCAGCTGACCAGTTATTACAACGTTTTATGGCAATGAAATCACGAGTAAGTTTGCAAAAGATTCGTCGAGCAACTGAGCTTGAGGAAGAAGATTGGGGCAAACTTTCTGAGGCTGTGGGGCGTATTCAAAAAGACTGGAGCAAACGTTTAATTATTGATGATGAGGGAGCATTAACGATCCCTCGATTACGCAGTAAAGTACGTCAATATAGCCGCCAATATGGTTTGCCTGCGGCGGTGTTCATTGATTATCTCCAATTAATGCGAGGCACAGGCAGAGTAGAGAACCGACATCTTGAAATCACGCAAATTTCAGGAGCATTGAAAGCCTTAGCCAAAGAATTAGGGCGTCCTGTTTATGCCCTTTCACAACTCAATCGTAGTTTAGAACAACGCACCAATAAACGCCCTGTCAATGCGGATTTACGCGAATCTGGCTCGTTAGAGCAAGATGCTGATGTGATCCTATTTATCTATCGTGATGAAGTCTATCACCCAGAAAGTGTTGATCGGGGGCTAGCTGAAATCATTATCGGCAAACAACGTAATGGACCATTAGGGAGCGTGAAATGCCGTTTTTATGGTGAGTTTAGTTTATTTGAAAATGAAATGAATTTAGGTGGATATTACGATGAATACTAAGAACAAAAAATTATCAGATGCCGTGGCACGGAATTTAAATGTTGCACCAATGGTGAATACCTCGCCTTCTTATGTAGGGGCGGCTGCAACGCATTACCCGACAACCTCTCAGTATATTACGGTAACTTTGGATAAATTACGCCCTTATGAGCATAATCCACGCAAAACCCGTAATCCTAATTTTGAAATGATCAAAGAATCCATTCGACGTCGTGGACTCGATCATAAGCCCAATATTACCCAACGTCCAGGTGAGCCGTTTTATATCATCGCAGACGGGGGAAATACCCGTATCCAAGCCTTAAAAGAGTTGTTCAGTGAAACCCAAGATCAGCGTTTTTGGGCGATTGAATGCTTATATAAACCTTGGAAAGGGGAAACAGCCGACAGTGTGGAAGCCGAGCTGGATTTGCTGATCGGTCATTTAATTGAAAATGATACGCGTGCTGATTTAACCTTTATTGAGAAAGCTCTAGGGATTCAGCAGGCGAAAGAATACTACGAGAAAAAAGTGGGGAAACAGCTATCTTCACGAGATTTATCATCGGCACTTGAGAATGATGGTTATATTATATCTCAAGTATTAATAACTAAGATGGAGCGTTGTATAAAGTATTTATATCCATTTATTCCAGATGTATTGTTTAACGGCTTAGGTCATAGCCCAATAGATAAGTTGTTAGCCATTCGCAATAACGCCCTTGAAGTCTGGCAACAGTATCAATTTGAAACAGAAATCACGTTTGAAGCCATTTGGCAAAATAGCCTGTCTCGTTGTAATGATGATTACCCATTCAATGTGAAAACCTTTCAAGATGCCTTAATTAATGAGATGACGGATGCCCTTGAGGGTAAAGTCAGCTATGAAATGCTCTATATGGAAGTGGATCTCGATGAGCGTAAATTCCAAAAATTGGCGAAAAAGCAGCAAGAAATTGATGCCCAAATTCAGCATAGTGAAGAAGATGTAGCGAGATTTCAGCAACAGCAATTGGAAAAATCCCTTTCTGAACCTGTTCAACCTGTTGAGATGACCGAATCAGAAAGTACAAGTGCCATTACACCAATCTTTGATGAACGTACCGAAAACGCAGAAAAAAATGACCGCACTTTTGTAGAAGATGTCAGCCACGATAGTTTAGAAACGGAAGCAGTCAATGACATGGTGAATACTGAAACAGTTGATGAGGTTTCTCGTTCTGAACCAACCCAAGATCTCGCCCAGCAATTTGCCCAAAATTACGGCATTACGCCAGGAATGAGCATTCAGGCTCAACGTGAGCAACAAGCCATTGCAAATGGGTTGGAATTTGCTTGTGTTGGTCGTCAACCTGTTGCGGATATTTGGCAGGTGTACCCAAGTCGCCAACATAAAGCGGAAGCCTATTCGCTTGCTTTAGATATTGCCGAGCAGTTTGGGCTTGATGAACTCGTTGAACACGTTGTAAACGAGCCCGTCGATTACAGCTTTCAGATGAAAGCCGTCGAAGATTCCTTAAAAGATGATACCCAACGTACCATTTATGAGTTGCTCAGTATGTTGCAAACACAGAATCTAGCCTATTCGGAAGCCTGTTTTCTTGATACGGCATTATTGTTAGGTTCGGCAGATCGAGAACCTAAAATTGATGATGTCACCTTGGTGAAACTATTTCGACTCATTCGTCTTGTTCGCTATTTGCGGGCTTCAGCTTAATGGAGGCGTTATGCTTGATAATTTAAATAAAGTGATTTTAGACCACATTGTCAATAATATCCGCGAAGGTAACGTGAATACCTGCCATCACCTTGGCTTTTCAACGGCAGAACTCAGTGAAATCCAACAGTTAAGCATTGATGAAATGTACGATATTGCTCAATCTAAAGTGCCGATTGCAGCGATTAGTATCGATCACAGTGCCTTTTGGAAAATGGTCAAAATGGCACAAGTCAATTCGCAGGAACGAATGATTATTGATAGAGCCTTGCTCCTTGGTGCGTCTATCCAGATGTTGAATGCCTACTTTGGTTTGAGTACGACGAAAGTCTCAGCAAGACGCAGTTTATTGGGGATTCGTGAAGAGCCTGGACGAAAAGCGACAGCCACTGATGAGCAAAAGACGCTGTTATGGGAATTATGGTGTCAACATAAAGGCAGTATCCAGAGTTTAGAATCAATGGAAGGTCTGGAATTATTAATGTTGTTTGCGGAAGAAACGCAAATTAATTTGACTGCGATTTGGCGTGCAGTTGAGCCTTGGTATCGTCATAAAAAATAAAAAAGAGTCCCCCAAGGTGAGTATCAGGCTCTTCTTGGGGGATCGGGATTGCTATATGGAGCATTCCCTTATAAGTGGCTTTGTTAAGAAAGCAAAAGCATTATAGCGAAATACAGACCCAAAACAATCGGAATAATTCACTACAGGTTTTGGAGAATTAAACATGACAATTTTTGAGCAAATCACCACATCGCCCAAAACAGAGCAGGGATTACTCTTTTTTGGAAATCAGCACGAAACCGTGCCAACACGGCTACTTTATGATCCTTATTTAACCCCGCGAGCCAAATTTGCTTGGCAGCTTATCAAGCATAAAGCGAGAGAGTTTCAAGGGGGATTATTTCCGTCTTACGAGGTATTGGGAAAACTGCTTTCAGATAAGCCTTACTTGAATGCGAGCCTATCGCGTAAAACCGTCAGCCAAACCTTATTACTGCTACGCCTGACAAGGTGGTTGACCCTTTGTGAAACCGTGCGTAATGAATTAGGGCAAGTAAAAGGGAATGTCTATTTACTGCACGATGAGCCTATTCCCATATTAGATGCGATTCAACTTAACGAAGATTACTTGCATTTGCTCCATTCATCCACAAAACATAAAGACGTTGTAGTGAGAGGGGTTGCAACGCATATTGTCGATAATATTCTGTCAGATAAAACCCAGTGGCATTATGTTTCGCATATTGATTGGATGCAAGCTCGTTATCAAGATTATTGTTCTCGTCTTGGAAATGAAAAAGAGGCTGATTTTTCTCATTTAAATTTAGATACTGTGCAGCAGAATTTGCTGAGTTCCAATAGGGAACTTGGTCAAGCAAGTGAGGAACTCAGTGAAAAAATGACCAATTTACCGAGTTCCATTAAGGAACTCAGTCAAAATAGCCCAAGTTCCAATAGGGAACTCTGCCAAGAAAAACAGGCTAACTCATTGATTTTAGGCTCAGTTCCATTAAGGAACTCAGCAAATACTACGTACAAGTACAGTACTGTATTTATAAATAAATACTGTACAGGTACGCCAGAGGAAATTGATTGGACGCTCAACTTAAACGACTTTGAAAAACGGGCTGTAGCCAAAGCAATGGAAGGGCTAGACTTGGGGCTATGCCAAGCCATTTTGTTTGAAGCACACGAACGCCTTGCAAAGGGAACCATTAAGAAACCACAAGGATATTTACTCAGTTTAGTAAGAAAAGCCCATTTGGGGCAATTTACCCCATATTTGCTTGAACAACACTTAAGCCAATGCCATACGCCAGTGGTGAATCAATCACAACCACAAGCGATTGTGCCAAAACAAAGACAAATATCATCGCCTGTGCCATCCCTTGAACAACGGCAAGCGAGAGCGGAAATGATACGGAAATTTAAAGCACAGTTGTTGAATTAAGTACAAAAAACAACCACTGAAAAGGGACTTTTCAAAGTATAAAAAATAATCACTGACCAGGGGCTGGACAAAGTACAAAAAATAATCACTGTCCAGGGGCTGGACAAAGTACAAAAAATAGCCACTGTGTAGGGGCTACACAAAGTATAAAAAATAGCCACTGTGTAGGGGCTACACAAAGTATAAAAAATAGCCACTGTGTAGGGGCTGGACAAAGTACAAAAAACAATCAGTGAAGAAGGGTTCTTCAAAGTATAAAAATTAATCACTGGAGGGTCTCCCTCCAAAGTACAAAAATTAACCATAGAATAAGGAGTATTTATATGACAACCACCGATCTTCAAAATCAACGACCAGGGCCACTACGCAGTGCACCTGAAATTACCATCAATACTCATCATGCCTCTAAATTATGGGTGGGGCGTGCAGCTGTACGAAATGAACAAGGCAAAATTACCCGTGCAGGGATCATCAGTATGCCGAATTGCCTGAGCTTATTGAGTCAAATTCAACGTGCGGCAACGAATGATGATCCTTATGCGGATGATTATTTACTACGGTTTGAAACCAAGGTGCTGGGTTATCGTCAGGAAATGCAGCAATTGGTTGATAAGGTAAATTACCTTTATAGTGAACAAATCCCTGCGGCATTCCATATGGAAAATTCAGTATCAGTAGAGCCCGCACGTTATGCATTGACCTTTAATTCTCAACTTGGCTATCAATTAATTTACCTTTTTCTAAAATTTGATGAACTCGCTTGTGCGGTAATGGCTGCCTCTCATATTGCCTTAATGACGCGTAGCGAGGCCTCAGATTGGATTGAAGCTGGGGCAAAACTCATACGTCAATGTTTTGGTTTAGTTGAAAATTATCGCCATTCTGGGATTACCCGTCGTGATGCAATCGAAAATAATGCACGTTATAAAGCCGCGATAAAACGGATGAAGTATGAATTATCCCCTGAAATTTTATCGGGTGAAAAACGTGCAAATTTTGCTCCAGTCATAAAAAATGCCTCGTCATCTGAAGCTGAACCAGAACAAGATGAGTTTGTTGAGAGTGGCTCAGAATAAAAAAACATCATAAGAATGGCACAAGGTTTAGGTAATGATAAAGATGAAAAATGAATTAATTCCTAAAAATATGTATCGGGATCTCGCGGTACAAACTCCACTGAATTCAGTAATGAAACAATTTTTTAGCGAAGTAAATAGTGTAGAGGATTGTGAGCAATTACAGCTCTCTCTTTATCAAGTGAGAGAGCATTTAATCAGCCAACATCAAGATATTGTCAAAAAATTAAGAAGCAATGAGATTACAAAAGCCTTAGGGTTTCGTTTAATACAAGATAAAGCCTCTTCTTCAGGTGGGCATTTTTTACGTTGGCGTATCACGATTGGACAAGCGAATCAATCCGCTGAAAAAGGCGGGTTGATTTGGAAAGGACTTGTTGAAGATAGTTCGGTATCTGATGGCATTAAAAAACGTATTGCTCAGATGGAAAAAGAACGCTTGGTGTTAAATATGCAAATGTCGGTATTAAATTCGATGATGCGACAATTATCCGCAACCATTGATAAATTAACCGAAGTTGAAGATATCACTCAAGGTGAAATGTCGCCTAATTAAAAAAGTTTGTAATGGTTGGATTTTGAGTTTGTACTCATTGGATTTTCAAGGTTTGTACTCGCTGGATATAAAAGGCCTTTTAAAGGTAAGGGGACAAGCCCCTTACCTTAACGAAAAATGGCATTACCTTTGGATAGGTTATAGATAACAATCACTGATTAATAGAGGAGTATTAGTAATGGAGCATCAAATAGATTTTAATCATTTTATTGATATAACGTACAGCATTACATCGTGGGAAGATTCAAAAAGTATACAACAAGACTTATTGTTAGGTGAAAGCCGTAATTTGGCACTTTATACTTACTTAAGTTCCCACTATGGGGATAGTGCAGATATATATGATTTTTCAAATGGAAAACAGGTTTTTGCATTTTATTTAAGCCAGAATAGATTTCTTTCCCTAGTTGAGCAATTTAATTTACCAATTGAAATAAAGTTAAATAGAAGCAATGATAAGTGTAAAGATGAAATACTAGATGGTACTTATATCGGTTTTTATCTGGTAGATAAAAAATAGAGTAGTTAGGTAATTAATTTGACACGCTATTTATAATGGAGGTTGTTATGTCAAAGATAGAAATTTCATTCACAATTAAAGTAAACCATAGCAGCTCAATAATTATTTAAAATTGAAATTGAATTACCCCCTTTATTCCTGACTAAAATCACGTTTAATACAGATAACGTCAATTATCAATCATTTGTGAGGACAACATTATGGCAGGGATTAATAAAGTGATTATCGTGGGTAACCTTGGTGCAGATCCTGAAGTAAGAACAATGCCGAATGGCGAAGCGGTTTCCAATATAAGTGTGGCAACTAGTGAAAGTTGGATAGATAAGAATACAAGTGAAAAACGTGAATTAACCGAGTGGCATCGGATTGTGTTTTATCGTCGTCAAGCTGAGATTGTGGGAGAATATTTACGCAAAGGCTCGAAAGTTTATGTCGAGGGGCGATTAAGAACCCGTAAATGGCAAGACCAAAATGGGCAAGATCGATACACCACAGAAATCCAAGGAGATGTACTTCAAATGTTAGATAGCCGTCCTGAGCGCTATCAAGCAGGGCAGGCAACGCAAGTTGGAGCGGCACAACAAGGTCGTAATCAATATGCGCAACCTACACAGCCTGTGCATCAAGCTCCAAGAAACACTCCACAATCAACGCAAGCACCACAGTCAGATATTAATGACATGCCTTTAGACGATGATATTCCGTTTTGAGTTTGCTAATAATTTGGAGCTGATATAATGAAAACATTAAAAATTACAACTGCACTTTTTATATTGGGCATTATCTCAGGTTGTGCTGAACTTTCTGCAATTAACCAAAAAGTAGGGGATTGGGCGGGAGAAATTAATCGTACGCTCAATGCGGATAAACAACAATTCTCGGATACCTTAACCTCCAAACGAGATATTGATACCCTATACGTACGCATTAAGCGTAATGTGGGGTTTGAAACAATGGAAGAAATGTTAAAATGCGATCCTGAATCAAATAAGAACTGTGCATGGAAGAAAAGCGCAATTGCCGAAGGCGGCTATGTCCATGAAAAAACGCCAGGCGTTTATTATCGAATGGCAGATTCCTTTGGCAAAGAAGGTCGATATTATGCTGAAGTTATCTTAGAAAAAGAGGGCAGAAATACCCTTATTTCTTGGAGGGTGAAAGGTTCTCAAGACTTTGCTAATCAAATCAAAGCAGATATTTTAAAAGCGGTTAAATAGGTTTATTTGCTCAAAAACCTCAGTGTTGCCCAATCTTGATGATTGGGCTTTTTTGTAAAGATTATTTATTCATGAAACTATTTTTCTTTAATTTTACAGTTTTACCTTCAGAATGGATAAACCATTTATTAATAGCAATAATTTGTTTATTAGATAATGTTAATTTTTTACGTAGTTGACCTAACACATTATTGATAAAGGTTAAATCTGAATCAGAATTATATTTGATAAATGATAATAACCAATATTCAGCTGCATAGACGGATTGTAAATTTTGATATGTCAAAAGAGGATATTGATTTCCATACATGGCTTGTTTTATGTAATTCTCATCTTGTTTAGAAATTTTACCATTAGTGATATATGAATGATAAATATCATCTAGTTTTTTGGAGGTGAAAATGGACTTTAGATGGGATAATTTTTCAAAGCGTAAGGTTAAATAAGCACTTATTGCATTTTCATCGAGATAGTTATCTACTTGTGTATCTTCTTCTGGGGTAAGGTTTTCGTATTCTGTGGCAATGTTTTCATTAAATATTTTTTGTTGTGGTATTAATTTTTCGGAATGAGGTATATCTTGTAATATGCATCCTTTCGTTATATCAATTACATTCTCATCATAATTTGTGATGTTAGATTTTTTCTTAGCACATGTTGGTCCAGAAAATGCGAAATCACCGTGTTCATTTTGAATCAAGATTCCTTTACCTGAGTTAATTATCCTATTGCAAAATTTGCATTTAACAGTTTCTGTAAAATCGATTCTAACTTTTTTCCATTTCATATTTATTTCCACATTTTAAAGAATAAGAAATTGTGCGCAAAAATCGTTATTGATTAAATATTCCCTAAATTATCATTGAATAACGGAGAGCATAATGGATTTTCCTCGAACTCGTCATCAAGTGTTGCACGAATTACAGCTTGAACTTGAAAATTGGGTACTTCAAGCTGAAATTGAAGAGATTAAACATTATCTGATAAGTATCCATGGGGGCGTTTATCCCGATGATTGGGAGGATATTCTCCAGTCTCATTTCATTAAAAAACCTGATGATTGTCATTACATTCAATCTTGCTCTTTCTGTCAAGAAATTGTTTCAGCAATTTTAACAATTGCTGAGACGAATCGCCCTGAGTTAAAAACATTATTTCAAGGTAAGTGAAATGAAATTATTTCTATGCGAAAAACCCAGTCAAGGACGGGATATTGCAAAAGTCTTGGGGGCAACCCAAAAAGGGGAAGGATATTTATCTACAGCTGACGGCACAATCGTTGTGACTTGGGCAAGAGGGCATTTAGTCGAACAATTTTCGCCAGAACAATACGATCCTGCACTTAAAGCGTGGCGATTAGATACCCTCCCAATTATCCCTTCCCAATGGCAAGTTTCCCCTAAACCTGATGCAAAAAAAGAATATAAAACCGTGATGGCATTGCTGAAAAAAGCACGCACGGTGGTGATTTCAACTGATATTGATCGAGAAGGGGAAACGATTGCCCGTGAGTTATTGGACATTGCGGGCTATCGTGGACATATTCAGCGGCTATGGATCACCGCACTTGATGAAATTAGTGTACGTAAAGCCCTCAGCCACCTTAAAACTAATGAAGAAACCTTGCCACTTTATTATGCGGGGCTTGCTCGTAGTCGGGCAGATTGGTTAATTGGAATGAATTGTAGTCGAATGTTTACCCTTTTGGCACAGCAACAAGGTTATCAAGGTCCGCCGCTTTCGGTGGGGCGAGTGCAAAGTCCTACATTGGCTCTCGTAGTGAATCGAGATAAGGAAATTGCTCATTTTGTCCCGACCTCGCATTATGCCTTGATGGTGCAAGTCTGTGGAGCCAATACGCAGTCTTTCGAGGCGAGTCTTTTAGTTCCTGAAAAATATTGTGATGAAGAGGGGCGTTGTTTAGAGATAAAGGTTGTTCAGCAGGCAGAGCAACAGATTCGTCAGGCGGGTCAAGTGCAAGTGAAGAATGTAGAAACAAAGCGGGAAAAAGAAAGTCCGCCGTTACTTTTTGCATTAAGTGATTTACAGGCAGAATGTAATCGTCTCTATGATTTAGGAACGCAACAAGTGCTTGATATTGCACAATCCCTTTATGAAAAACATAAAGCAACCACCTATCCGCGTACGGATTGCGGTTATCTACCTGAAGCACAATTACTTGAAGTGCCTCAGGTCATCAGTAGCCTAATGCAGTCAGATCCTAAGTTACAGCCTTTACGAACACAGCTTAATTTGAGCCAAAAATCCCGTGCTTGGAATGATAAAAAAATTACCGCTCACCATGGGATTATTCCCACAACACAGCCTGTTGATATTACTAAAATGGATGAAAATGAATTTAAGGTGTACGATTTAATTCGACGTCGTTATCTCGCTCAATTTCTACCGCACTTTGAAGTGGACAAAACCCAGATTCAGCTATCTTGTGGAGAGCATCAATTCATTGCCAAAGGTCAAGTGATTGTGGTTTTGGGTTGGAAAGCGTTGTTTCGTGCTTCTAAAGAAGCACAGGGAGAGAAACAAGGTTTGCCAATACTGAATAGTGGGCAAATGTTAAAGGTGATGAATACGGAAGTAAAATCGCTTAAAACCACACCACCTGCACACTATACAGAAGGCACATTGCTCACGGCAATGGTGAATGTCGCCCGCTTTGTTACCGATGAACGGCTAAAGAAACAGTTACGCGAAACAGAAGGACTGGGGACAGAAGCCACTCGAGCCAGTATTATGAAAACCCTTTATGATCGTGGTTATATCAAGAAAAAGGGGAAATCCATTGTGGCGACAGAGGCAGGTGCCATGTTGATTGATAATTTACCGACGGTATTAAAAGATCCTGGTTTAACGGCATTGTGGGAACAAGCCTTAAACCAAATTGCCGAGAACCAAATGAGCTTGCAAGGATTTATGCAAAAGCAAGAACAGTTTATTCGTCATCTTATTCAAACCTGTGGGCATCAAGGTATCAAAATGGGCAATATAGACATTAAAAAATGTCCACAATGCGGTAAGGGACTTCGAAAAATGAAAGGGAAAAATGGGGACTTCTGGGGTTGTACGGGCTATCCACAATGTAAATATATTGAATCAAACGCCAAGAAAAAATCCTCTGCCAGAAAAGCGACATCGATTAACCTTTCTCAACAATTTGCAAATTTGCGTCAGTCCGTCAAATAAGGTAGTATGGCAGGCAAAAGTAAGCCGTTTTAACATTGTCGGTCATCAATGTTGTGCCGAAATACCCTTAGCACTCTGAAAGAGGGTTCAGTGATATTGGGAGTGTGTATTTTATCTTTTTATCGACAATCGCGTGATTGCTAAGTCATCATCGCATTTTATTAAGTGGTATGACGACTTAGCAATACGTTGCTTCTTTATCCTAGCCAGAGCCCACTGGTGAAAAATTGGGTGCCCTTTGTATCGATTGAGATGCCTCCGTTATACTGATTAAAGACCACAATGTAATCAGGTAAATGCGATAGGAAATCAAACATTGTAACGAAGATGGGAAGATTTCAATCATCCATTTATATTGGTCTGTCATTCACACAATTTTTTCAAATTGTTATCTTAAAAAGTAAATAAGCCATAAGTGAATTGTTCATTTATGGCTTATTTACTTTTGGATCAAAATTCTTTTCTATTAATATTTAATTCTTTCTATACGAGAGAGACGATTTTGCGGTTTAATGTGGGTATTAAGTCGCTACGTTGTAGCCCTTAGAAGTTGCCAAACACTTGAAAGAGCAACGGACTAGCCCGCAGTGGTAGTTGTGTTAATACCAGCCGAAATGTCATCAGCATTCTGAAAGATGACGCTGTGAAAACAGGAATGCTGCCTCATCTGTTTAACCCTGGCGGGGAACATTTTTCCCGTGTTGGGTAAGGATGTTTCTCCGCTTTTTTTATTTTTACTTTAGGAGAAACATTATGTCTAACTCATCTACACAAAAAAATTTCTTTAACCTTCATACTCAAGGTTTAGGCTACTTGAACAATATCCGTTTAGTTGAGCCGAAAAAAGGAACGCCTTTCTACTCTTGCGATATTGCTGCATTAGTAGGAGAGTCTTCTAAACCTGAATACCGTTTTTTCAACTGTAATGTTGTTGGGAAAGATACGGAAAATCTGGTTAAACGTTGTCAAGATGCTGTAAATGCTAACAAAAAAGTCTTGGTCGCCTTTGTGATGTCAGACCTTTGGTTTGATACCTTTACCTATCAAAAAGACGGTAAAAATCACAAGAAAGGTGATACAGGCGTGGCATTGAAAGGTCGCTTGATTAACATAAAAATGGTTAAAGTTGATGGTGAACTCAAATATTCTAGTTCTACTGAAGCAAAAACAGAACATGTTGAAAATGCCAACGTAGAATTATCAGCACCACAAGCTTAATCATTATACTCAACGGAAAGACTGGCACATTTGTCAGTCTTTTTCTTTATCCTCATTTTCTTTTTAGCAGG includes the following:
- a CDS encoding ParB family protein; this translates as MNTKNKKLSDAVARNLNVAPMVNTSPSYVGAAATHYPTTSQYITVTLDKLRPYEHNPRKTRNPNFEMIKESIRRRGLDHKPNITQRPGEPFYIIADGGNTRIQALKELFSETQDQRFWAIECLYKPWKGETADSVEAELDLLIGHLIENDTRADLTFIEKALGIQQAKEYYEKKVGKQLSSRDLSSALENDGYIISQVLITKMERCIKYLYPFIPDVLFNGLGHSPIDKLLAIRNNALEVWQQYQFETEITFEAIWQNSLSRCNDDYPFNVKTFQDALINEMTDALEGKVSYEMLYMEVDLDERKFQKLAKKQQEIDAQIQHSEEDVARFQQQQLEKSLSEPVQPVEMTESESTSAITPIFDERTENAEKNDRTFVEDVSHDSLETEAVNDMVNTETVDEVSRSEPTQDLAQQFAQNYGITPGMSIQAQREQQAIANGLEFACVGRQPVADIWQVYPSRQHKAEAYSLALDIAEQFGLDELVEHVVNEPVDYSFQMKAVEDSLKDDTQRTIYELLSMLQTQNLAYSEACFLDTALLLGSADREPKIDDVTLVKLFRLIRLVRYLRASA
- a CDS encoding DUF2857 domain-containing protein; the encoded protein is MLDNLNKVILDHIVNNIREGNVNTCHHLGFSTAELSEIQQLSIDEMYDIAQSKVPIAAISIDHSAFWKMVKMAQVNSQERMIIDRALLLGASIQMLNAYFGLSTTKVSARRSLLGIREEPGRKATATDEQKTLLWELWCQHKGSIQSLESMEGLELLMLFAEETQINLTAIWRAVEPWYRHKK
- the dnaB gene encoding replicative DNA helicase; this encodes MRKTKKSPAELYSLEAEYSVIGGLLINADCFDDVAIILTPEDFYIVEHRYIFETIASLVNQNKAIDILTVSESCKEKGRLEDVGGIAYLAEIANNTPSVANIVAYAELVKQYSRQRQFLALGQFILSEMKEPKNAENLAALAEQIEQRYTKISLNQTDKSAVQLADIFSQMFDKMEQSTLSADPVTGTPLGIQQIDELTTGGQAGELIIIAARPAMGKTALSLTATASILDKLTDQPVFYFSQEMPADQLLQRFMAMKSRVSLQKIRRATELEEEDWGKLSEAVGRIQKDWSKRLIIDDEGALTIPRLRSKVRQYSRQYGLPAAVFIDYLQLMRGTGRVENRHLEITQISGALKALAKELGRPVYALSQLNRSLEQRTNKRPVNADLRESGSLEQDADVILFIYRDEVYHPESVDRGLAEIIIGKQRNGPLGSVKCRFYGEFSLFENEMNLGGYYDEY
- a CDS encoding DNA topoisomerase III; amino-acid sequence: MKLFLCEKPSQGRDIAKVLGATQKGEGYLSTADGTIVVTWARGHLVEQFSPEQYDPALKAWRLDTLPIIPSQWQVSPKPDAKKEYKTVMALLKKARTVVISTDIDREGETIARELLDIAGYRGHIQRLWITALDEISVRKALSHLKTNEETLPLYYAGLARSRADWLIGMNCSRMFTLLAQQQGYQGPPLSVGRVQSPTLALVVNRDKEIAHFVPTSHYALMVQVCGANTQSFEASLLVPEKYCDEEGRCLEIKVVQQAEQQIRQAGQVQVKNVETKREKESPPLLFALSDLQAECNRLYDLGTQQVLDIAQSLYEKHKATTYPRTDCGYLPEAQLLEVPQVISSLMQSDPKLQPLRTQLNLSQKSRAWNDKKITAHHGIIPTTQPVDITKMDENEFKVYDLIRRRYLAQFLPHFEVDKTQIQLSCGEHQFIAKGQVIVVLGWKALFRASKEAQGEKQGLPILNSGQMLKVMNTEVKSLKTTPPAHYTEGTLLTAMVNVARFVTDERLKKQLRETEGLGTEATRASIMKTLYDRGYIKKKGKSIVATEAGAMLIDNLPTVLKDPGLTALWEQALNQIAENQMSLQGFMQKQEQFIRHLIQTCGHQGIKMGNIDIKKCPQCGKGLRKMKGKNGDFWGCTGYPQCKYIESNAKKKSSARKATSINLSQQFANLRQSVK
- a CDS encoding STY4528 family pathogenicity island replication protein, which translates into the protein MTIFEQITTSPKTEQGLLFFGNQHETVPTRLLYDPYLTPRAKFAWQLIKHKAREFQGGLFPSYEVLGKLLSDKPYLNASLSRKTVSQTLLLLRLTRWLTLCETVRNELGQVKGNVYLLHDEPIPILDAIQLNEDYLHLLHSSTKHKDVVVRGVATHIVDNILSDKTQWHYVSHIDWMQARYQDYCSRLGNEKEADFSHLNLDTVQQNLLSSNRELGQASEELSEKMTNLPSSIKELSQNSPSSNRELCQEKQANSLILGSVPLRNSANTTYKYSTVFINKYCTGTPEEIDWTLNLNDFEKRAVAKAMEGLDLGLCQAILFEAHERLAKGTIKKPQGYLLSLVRKAHLGQFTPYLLEQHLSQCHTPVVNQSQPQAIVPKQRQISSPVPSLEQRQARAEMIRKFKAQLLN
- a CDS encoding STY4534 family ICE replication protein, yielding MSNSSTQKNFFNLHTQGLGYLNNIRLVEPKKGTPFYSCDIAALVGESSKPEYRFFNCNVVGKDTENLVKRCQDAVNANKKVLVAFVMSDLWFDTFTYQKDGKNHKKGDTGVALKGRLINIKMVKVDGELKYSSSTEAKTEHVENANVELSAPQA
- the ssb gene encoding single-stranded DNA-binding protein, whose protein sequence is MAGINKVIIVGNLGADPEVRTMPNGEAVSNISVATSESWIDKNTSEKRELTEWHRIVFYRRQAEIVGEYLRKGSKVYVEGRLRTRKWQDQNGQDRYTTEIQGDVLQMLDSRPERYQAGQATQVGAAQQGRNQYAQPTQPVHQAPRNTPQSTQAPQSDINDMPLDDDIPF
- a CDS encoding PFL_4669 family integrating conjugative element protein; protein product: MTTTDLQNQRPGPLRSAPEITINTHHASKLWVGRAAVRNEQGKITRAGIISMPNCLSLLSQIQRAATNDDPYADDYLLRFETKVLGYRQEMQQLVDKVNYLYSEQIPAAFHMENSVSVEPARYALTFNSQLGYQLIYLFLKFDELACAVMAASHIALMTRSEASDWIEAGAKLIRQCFGLVENYRHSGITRRDAIENNARYKAAIKRMKYELSPEILSGEKRANFAPVIKNASSSEAEPEQDEFVESGSE
- a CDS encoding DUF3158 family protein → MIKMKNELIPKNMYRDLAVQTPLNSVMKQFFSEVNSVEDCEQLQLSLYQVREHLISQHQDIVKKLRSNEITKALGFRLIQDKASSSGGHFLRWRITIGQANQSAEKGGLIWKGLVEDSSVSDGIKKRIAQMEKERLVLNMQMSVLNSMMRQLSATIDKLTEVEDITQGEMSPN